ATTCGCGACAACGGCGCGGGGATCCCGGTCGACGTGAGGGAGAAAATATTCAATCCATTCTTCACAACCAAGCCCGCGGGCGAAGGAACCGGTCTAGGCCTTTCAATCTGCCACGACATCATTGTGAAGCAGCACGGCGGCAGCATCGAGGTCGATACCGAGCCTGGCGATTATACGGAGTTCATCATTACGCTGCCGCGTACGCTGGCGGCACCAGGGCAGACCGGAGGCAGAAATTGAGCGTCTATATCATGGTGGTCGACGACGAGCCTGATGTCGAGGCGCTGTTCCGCCAGCAATTCCGACGCGATCTGCGCGCCGGTCGCTTTCTCATGGAGTTTGCATCGTCGGCACCCGAGGCCTTGCAGCGCGCGGTCGAGATTGAGGATGCCACCCTGATCCTGATCCTGTCCGACATCAACATGCCCGGAATGAGCGGGCTGGAGATGCTACCTATCGTGCGCTCGGCCCGTCCCGATGTTCCGGTCATCATGATCACGGCCTACGGTGACGCCGAGACCAGGCGCAAGGCGCTGGCGAACGGCGCGGCCGACCTGTTGACCAAACCAATCGACTTCGCGGCGCTGCGCCAGGAGATCGATACAAGACTTGAGCAGGCCGCATGACTGTAACCGTTCTCCTGGTCGATGACGAACCGGCTCGGCTTGCAAGGTGAGACCATATCCCGGTGAGATGAAGCATCCGACGTCCAATGTTCACCGAAAGCACTGGGAGGTACGAATGAAGACGCTCTTGGTCCCGCTCCAGAATATCTCGATGATGCCATCCACGCTCGATGTCGTCGTGGGCCTCGCGCAACGTTCCGGTGCCTACGTCGAAGCTTTTCCACTCCGGTTCGGCATCCCCCGATATCTAACCGCAGAATTGGCCACCGGCATTCCTGTAGATGCGTACCAGGACAAGAGCGAAGCCGAATTGAACGACATGCGCAACTTTTTCGAGGCATTCATGCTGAGGCACGATATTCCCCGAGCCACGGCGGGATCGAGCAGACCATGCTTCGGCTGGCTGGAAAACGCGCCTGAGGGCGAAGACTTCGTCGGGAGTTATGGACGTGCCTTCGATCTGATCGTGATGGCACGGTCTGACGCTGATGCTGCGGGCCCTCACCGTCGCGCGATCGAATCCGCGTTGTTCGAGAGCGGCAGGCCCGTCCTGCTGGCGCCATTGAACTCATCAAGAAGCATCGCGACCAACATCATCATCCACTGGAACGGCAGTACCGAACAAGCGCGGGCAAACGCATTTGCCATGCCGTTGCTTCGTCTGGCCGAAAGAGTATCGGTCCTAACTGTTGTTGGGGGGCAAGGGGTACCGGGACCATCTGCCGACCGGATCGTCCAGCAACTGCGCTACAACGATATTGCAGCCGATGTGATGAGGGTTGAACTGGAGAACCGCGACACCGGAGAGGCGGTCCTCGATGCCGCCAGAGCTCAGGGCTGCGATCTATTGATCAAAGGAGCCTTCACCCGCACCAGGCTGCGGCAAATGATATTCGGTGGAGCGACCAGCTACATCATGGAACACGCGGATTTGCCGGTCCTGATGGCTCATTAGACCCGCATGGAGGTTTCTCCGAAGAGTGCCGTCCTGCCCCTGTTCTGCCCGACGCCTTTTCATGGTGGCTGAGGCATCTCGCAAAGGAAAAGCTAACCACGTGCGAGGGCTGCACACGCGAGGCATGGAAAGAGCAATCAACCAATGATAGCATTTTCTTTCTGAGACCAACCAAGGGGACAGTCGTACCTGGAATGACCAAGCTTCGCTCTTGGTTTCTGCCTGTTGCTGCGTGGATCGCTCTCGTCGGAGTTCTTCTCGCCTGGTTTACGCTCACACCACGCGGTGGTGCGCCGTACTGGTTGGTGAGTCTGATTGTGTCCTGGTTGCCCTTCCTGGGGCTGGTGGGCGTTTGGCTATGGTTTTCGCGCAGGAATGGGCGCGCGTCATCCGGTGCGAGTTGGGTCGATCTCTTCGAGCAGCAGATCGTGGAAACCCAACGCACGAACGCATTGTTGGAGAGGATCGCGGTGGCTCTTGAAAAGCCGTCCGCCGGTTAGCTCAAGCACTGGTGCATCGCGGGGAGAAGAGGATGCGCTCTGGGATTTCCGCGCATGTCCGGCTGGTTGCCTTGGTATTGGCAGCGGCCGCTGCCGTGAGCCGACCAGCAGCAGCCGACGATCGACAGGAGTGTTTGAACGGATCGAAGGAAACCGCTGCCGCGACCATCGCCGCCTGTACACGCGCGATTGAAAGGGGAGACTACGACGATGGTGACCTGTCCAACCTGTATCATCACCGCGGCTACTCCTGGTCGTGGACAAGTCTCTCCGATCGCGTCGACCGCGCCCTCAAGGACTACACCGACGCGATCCGGCTTGAACCGAAAGCTGTTAGCTCACTGCTCAACCGCTCGCATATCTACAACCAACGGCATGACTACGACCGGACGATAGCGGATGTGAACCGGGCGTTCGAAAGCGGCCTGTCGGACTATGGAAAGCGGGTCGGATACGGCGAGCGCGGCTACGCCTATCAAGCCAAAGGTGACAACGACCGTGCCATCGCGGACTATACCGACAGCATCCAGCTCAATGCGAACAACTATGTCGCCCTCACGGCCCGCGGCAGTGCCTACCATGCCAAAGGCGATCTCGATCGCGCCATTGCCGACTACGACCAGGTGATCGCGCTTTACCCGAAATATGCGCTCGCCTACTACAACCGCTGCCTCGTATACAGGGAAAAGGGTGACCTTGATCGCGCCATCGCCGACTGCAGTCAGGCGATCGCGCTCTGTCCGCAATACAGGGACGCCTATTACTACCGCGGCTACGCTTATCAAGCCAAGGGTGACGTCGACCTTGCCATCACCGACTACGATCAGATCATCGCGCTTGATCCGAAAGATCGCGACGCCCATAGCAGTCGCGCCACTGCATACCTCTCCAGGGGCGATTTCCGCCGCGCCATCGCGGACTTTGGCCAGGAACAGGTGCTATTATGGCTCGCCACCATTGTCTTGCTAGCTGCGATTGGCTGGCTTTGTAGCCGAACAGGCGTGCATGCGCGCCGACGGTGGTCCGGGCGGACAATGATCGAGGTTCGCGAACAACAGATTGCCGACATGCAGCACAGGAACGCCGCCCTGGAGAGGATCGCGCTGGCTCTGGAGAAGCATTCGTCGGGTTAGCGCAACGGAAAGCGCTTTATCGTCTTGGGTGCATAAGGGATCGAGCGAACTCTCTCTCGCTGAGCTACGCGCTCTTCAGCCGCCGATGTGCGGGATGCGGCCTCTCTTCCAATCGCGTGCGGGCTCTCCCGAATGATGCCATTGTGCCCCTGTTTTGCCCGACGCGTCAACCGGAATTCGGAAAAGTCGCAACCCCTTGTTTTCGCTCGCGTCAGCTACTGTGCATGGGGTTGTTTTCGCATGTTTAATCGAGGCGGCCCCCGGAGCCTGTCAGGCGTCGACCATCGACTGTAGCCGGCATGTTTCAGGAAGATGGATGGTGGGCGCACAAGGGATCGAACCTTGGACCTCTCCCGTGTGAACCACAATCCGTAGACCCGAGCCAACCAAATCCGGCCATAGTTGAAATGTAAAAACCCCTTCAATTAAGATGGGTTGTAGCCCTATTCGGCCATATGAGCCCATAGGTGACCTTGCTACATTTTGTATGCCCCCGTTGTGCCCGCCGTGGATTTTCCCTCGGGGCACAAAAACGAGGGGAGGTCTGAGACCCGGTTCTGTTTGGGTCTGTGGATCCTCCCCGCGCAGGCACACGGCAAAAGGGGAGGGTCTGAGGCCCAGTTCTGTTCGAGAGCTGCCCGCCCTTTTTGCGGGGCACGCTGGGCACAGAGAGAGGGAAGGAATCATGACGGAGCCGGCCAACCAGCTTACACTCACCGATACGGTGATCCGCAACGCAACGCTGCCGCCGGGTAAGGCGCAGCATTATCTCCACGACGACAAGCTGCCCGGCCTTGCCTTGCGCATGCGCGCCACCGGCGGCCGGACCTGGGTCTACCTCTTCACCAAGCCGGGGGTGAGGGGTACCCAGCGCAAGACCCTCGGCGCGTGGCCCAAATATAATGAGAAAGCCGCGCGCAAGGCCGCCACCATCGCCGCAGGCGAGGTCGTCAAGGGCTTGGACCCAAACGACGCGAAGCGCGAGGCGAGGCGGCAACAGGCAGCCGAGAAGCAGCGCACCACGCTCGCGACCCTCATTGTTGAAGATGGTCCCTACCAGACGTCCCTGACCGAACGTCAAGTGGTAAATTGGAAGCCAGCAATGTCGGCGCTGCGGCGCGGGCTCAAGGATCACGCCGAAAGCGGTGTGGGGGACCTAACGCGACGGCAGATCATGGCTGCGGTCGACAAGATTGCCAAGACCGGCAAGCGCGGTGCAGCTAGGGACTTGCGCAAGCACGTGCATACCTTCCTCGAATGGTGCGTCGGCGAGGGCTATGTCGAGCACAACGTACTCGCTGGCTATCGCGCTCCCAAGGAAACGCGCGCGCAAAGGGTCGGACGCCGAACGAAGGGTCGCGCGCTGACCGATGAGGAAATCATCAAGATCTGGGATGCATCCGGCAAGCTCGGGGCGTTCGGTCTCCTGGCACGCATGTGCCTGCTCGGCGGCCCACGCCGCAGCGAGCCTACCATGATCGAGTGGCGAAAGCACATCATGGACGACCGGATCACCTTCGACGCAACGTGGACCAAGATGGGGCTGCACCACGATGTGCCGCGCACTCACCTGGTTGACGAGGTGCTCACGGCCGCGAAACATTTCCAGCGGGCAACCTCCGACTATGTCTTCCCATCACCAAAGACCGGCGGCCAGATGTCCGGCTTCACCAAGATGGTCAATCGCCTGGTCAAGGAAGCGAGCGTCGCCAAGTTCACCATGCATGACTTAAGGCGCAGCTTGCGCACCATCATGTCGCGTTGCGGCTACGACAACGAAATCCAGCGGCTGTGTGTTGGGCAAAAGCCAAGCGGAATTGATCAGGTCTACAATCACGACGAACAGTGGATCATCCGCAAGATGGCGTTCGAAGCAGCCCACGACTACATTGCCGAATTGGTCGGCGCGAAACGGGTCGGCAAAATCGTGCGCCTTCAGCGGACGAATCCGCTTGACCCGATCAAGGCCGAACTCCTCGGCCGTCTCCGTGAGCATTATGCGGCTGAGGCGCCCTAGTGGTCCTATCGCACTTGGCCAGATAGTCGCGCACCGCATCGACACGATAGAGAGGCCGGCCATCGACGTAGCGCCACTTCAGCGGGTGGTTTGGATCGCGCCGCCACTGTTCCAGCGCTCCGGGCGTGCGCCGGATGACCGCGGCCGCCTCTAATGCCGTCAAATTAGAGCTGCTCGGCAGTGTATCGATATCGAACGTCGCCGGTGGCGGCATGCCACGGTTCTTGCGACGCCGCTTTGTGGCAGGCGGCACCTTGATGTCGTCTGGCGACCCAAGTGTCTTGATCCGGGTCTTTCCGTCTTTGCCGCCCATGCCTCAGCTCCGAACCATGATCGGTCTTAGGCAATAAGATCCTAGCCTTCTCAAGCAAGAAAGAAATCTAAAGCGCTGTTATGGCTGCTGGGTAGCTGTGGCGTGCAAATAGGACGAGTCGCTCCCTTTGCCGAGAGGTTGAAGCTGTCTGCGGTCTGGGGCCGATCGGCATCCCAAAATATTGATGGACCTCGCATCTGGGGTCAATGTTAGCTGAAAATGATTGGTTTGGTCGTCGATTCGGAAAGCGCTCGGGAAGATACCTTCGCGCTCGCTTTGGCGAACCCAACGGTTTGCAGAATTTTCTTCGCAGCGACGGCAGCGACAATCTCGTGCATTGGGATTTCAATATTAAGATTTCTGCGCGCACAGCAGCAGATAAATCAGTGGAAAGCTTGGTTTCTCTCGGACCAGAACAAATCTGGCTTCCTGGCCACAGTCAGCGCCGTCCAGGTCCCACAGCATATGGCCCGAAATCCGACCTACAACAAATATGTTCTCGTCTTCGATCGTCGAGCAGAATACGCGGGCAACGAAGATCGTAGGCGGCTTGTGAAGGCCGCCGAAACTGACGATTTCAAGATCATCACGTTCGACAGTCTTGCGGAGGGTCTCAGCCAAAAACAAGAGCGCACAGTTGGTAGTCGGCATAATCAATTCATCGATATCCTTGCCGACGAGATCACGGATGCGGGGATGTATGCGTGGATGGAGTCGACGCAGCTTCGCGTGAGCAAAGCGCTCCACGAAAGGCTGAGAAAGGGGGGCTCCAATCACTTCGTCCTCGGCGATGATGGCCAGCGGCAAGAACCGCTCAGCCGCGCCGCTTCGCTGGTCCGGGTTCGGCCTAACTGATCTTCGTTCCGGACAGCGTCGAAACAGCAGGCCGGCGAGCCGATCATGACCTTTCGTTGTAGAGGATCGCCTGAAACGGCCAGGCTCGAAATCGGCTTCCTGTAACTTATTGAAATACAGCGGTTTTTTGTTGGTGCCTCGTGGGAGCCTGGAAACGCCGAATGGCCGCCCCGCGTTCTCCCCAAAAAATATGCGTCGTTCCGGCAGCGTGGGCTAGAGTTGCGCGCGGGCAATGTGCGTAATCCAGAGTTGAATACTGGAACCGCTATGGGTTGGGGGGAAGAGTGTCATTCGCGGATTGGTGTGAACAACAGGAAGAGGCTGTTGGCGACCACAACCTCACAGTCCTGACGAGCTTAGCCGCAGGCCGCGAAGTCGGCCGGGATGCGACCGCGCTTTGTGTACCGACGCACTACGCATCCGAGGAACGCATCGCGGATCTACTTCAGCGTCTCGGTAAAACGGCGTCAGCTGCGTTCATCAAGCAAAAACTTCCGGAAGGCTCCCGTATCCGATCCGGCGACCTCGGCGAAATACTGGCCACGGAATACGTCGCCGAAAAGATGACATTCACGGTGCCCATCAAGCGCTTGCGATGGAAGGACCATCGCGAGATGGCAATGCGCGGTGACGATGTACTGGCAGTCCGCATCCCAGACGATGGCAACCCTCTCGACTTTCTCAAGGCAGAATCAAAAAGCCGTGCGCAGCTTCAAACAGATGTCGTCGCATCAGCCAGAACATCCTTGAATGCCGACGGAGGCCTGCCATCACCACACGCTCTGGCGTTCGTTGCTGACCGCTTGCGCGAACTAGGGCAAGTCGAACTCTCCAATAAGATCGATGACGCCCAGCTCGCCGATGGGATTCTTCCCGATCAAGTCTGCCATCTATTGTTCGTATTCACGGGCAACGACCCGACGAATTTTCTTCGCACAGATCTCCAGCAGTACGCCGGTACGATGGAGCAATTTAGCGTAGGCCTGAGAATTGCCGACCACGCACAGTTCATTGAGGACGTTTACGAGAAGGTGATTGCCGATGGCGACAACGGTTGAGGAGCTGCAAAACAGTATCCGCCAAGCCATCGGCCCCGGCTTCCGCGCCCGATTGATCGACCGCGGCGAAGCCAGGTCTATGATTTGGCGAGACGGCGTCCTTCCGCCCGGCTCCCCGGCATTCGCTCAAACACTGTCGTATGACCTGCTGTCCTATGCCTATTCGCTGCTTGGGATGGGTTTGCGCCTGAAGGAAGCTGGCGGTGATCAAGTGATCGCGCGCCAGGCATTCGAATACGCAGGCATGGCCCTCGAAAGCGTTCTTCTTAAAGGCGAGCGTGCCGATGACACGCGCAGTTTTCACTACATCGTGGCCGCCGGCGCATATCATCTGGGCCGGTTCTCCGCGCGCGCCTTCTCGCTTTTGTCACACGGACAGCGCGAAGCTTCGTTCTCTCCAATAGAGCGTTGCCTGGCCAGCCTCGTCCTTCGGGACTTGGCTACGCTGGAATCTGAATTCTTGCGTGGCGCGTTGAAGGCCCCGGCGCGGATGCCAGCATAGCGCAGTTTCTCCAAGATGGCTGGGATGCCGCAACAGAAGGCGAGCCGCCAGATCCAGAAAACGGCTCTTACGTTGTCGATGCCCTTGGCGCAGCTATTATCGATAATTTCCTTGCCGGGATGGGTCTTTTCTTATTCGCTGTGGAACGTGGGGAACAAGAATATATCACCCAGGCCGTTGAGCGCCTTCGGGTCGGCCTTCGAGTGTGCGCTGAGGTAAATCTACTGCCTCAATGGTGGACATACCGCCTTGCTATAAACATCATCGACGACCTGTGGTCATCCAGTTTCCATGCACGTCTCCCGTTGCTGCCGAACACACCGGATGAGGTGCGCTGGGCGGATCTGAGAAAGCTGTTCATTTCTCTTTTATATCGGCGACCGCGCTCCGAAATAGACCTCTGGCCGTCGCAGATTGATGCCGCGGCAAAAGCCGTAAACGAGGGCAACGATTTGGTCGTCTCCCTTCCGACGAGCGCGGGAAAAACGCGCATCGCCGAACTCTGTATTCTCCGCTGTCTGGCTGCCGAGAAGCGCGTTGTGTTTGTGACACCGCTTCGCGCCCTATCGGCTCAGACCGAAAATACCCTCCACCGCACCTTCGGACCATTGGGCAAGACCATCTCAACCCTCTATGGAAGCATTGGCACGAGTGTTTTTGAGACGGATGCGCTGGGCTCGCGAAACATCGTGGTGGCCACACCGGAGAAGCTTGACTTTGCCCTGCGAAATCAGCCGTCGCTACTCGACGATGTCGGCCTCGTCATTCTCGATGAAGGACATATGATAGGACTAGGCGAGCGCGAGGTGCGTTACGAGGTTCAAATCCAGCGACTCTTGAAACGTCCCGACGCTGGCAATCGACGTATCGTTTGCCTATCCGCCATCTTACCTGAAGGCGACCAGCTTGACGATTTTGTCGCTTGGCTCGGCAACGATGACGATCAAAGCCTCATCAAGAGCGCGTGGCGGCCGACACGGCTCCGATTTGGCGAAATTATATGGTCGGCAAATCGCGCCCGTATGAATATCCATGTCGGCAATGAGAATCCCTTCGTTCCCGGCTTTTTCTCATCGAAAGCTCCCACACGCGGGCAGCGGCGAAAACTGTTTCCGTCCGATCACCGAGAACTGGTTCTAGCCACCACGTGGCGGCTTACAGATGATGGACAAACCGTCCTGATTTACTGCCCGGAACGCCGGTCGGTTGAGCCCTATGCATCGGCGATAGTAAAGCTGCACGGGTACGGTCTGTTACCCTCGCTGCTGGGTCCGAATGAGGCAAGCATTGCTGTTGCTCTCGCTATCGGTGCGGTGGCTGGGCGAGGACCACGATATCCTGTCATGCCTCAAACTTGGTGTAGCAATCCACCACGGCGCACTTCCGACGCCGTTCCGGAAAGAAGTTGAAAAGCTTCTGCGTGACGGCATTCTCAGGGTTACGGTATCATCACCGACGCTTGCGCAAGGCCTCAATCTCTCTGCCACAACGATTGTGATGCACGGCATCATCCGGAACAGGCAGCCTATCGAAGTCTCCGAGTTCCGCAACGTCATCGGGCGAGCCGGAAGGGCTTTCGTCGATGTGGACGGGCTGGTCCTCTTTCCATTTTTCGAGCCGAATGCACAACGATCCGCACAATGGGAAACGCTAAAGGCGGGTGACCAGGGCCGCGAGATGGAAAGCGGCCTGCTCCGCCTAATCATATCTCTCGTACAACGCATGTACTCAAGTCTAGGTGGCGACCTTGCCCAGTTGCTCGAATACATCCTCAACAACGCTCAGGTCTGGGAGTTTCCCGCCGTTACTGGCGAGTCTGCTGAGCGCAGGGACGCAGCGCTACGCGACTGGCAACAGTATCTAACGACGCTTGATACAGCCATCTTGAGTCTCATCGGCGAAAACGAAGTGCCCGATGACGAGGTCTCTGCCCAGCTCGACGCTATCTTAAGCTCTTCGTTGTGGGAACGGCGGCTCACTCGACGACCC
This genomic stretch from Bradyrhizobium sp. CCGB12 harbors:
- a CDS encoding response regulator, which produces MSVYIMVVDDEPDVEALFRQQFRRDLRAGRFLMEFASSAPEALQRAVEIEDATLILILSDINMPGMSGLEMLPIVRSARPDVPVIMITAYGDAETRRKALANGAADLLTKPIDFAALRQEIDTRLEQAA
- a CDS encoding universal stress protein, producing MKTLLVPLQNISMMPSTLDVVVGLAQRSGAYVEAFPLRFGIPRYLTAELATGIPVDAYQDKSEAELNDMRNFFEAFMLRHDIPRATAGSSRPCFGWLENAPEGEDFVGSYGRAFDLIVMARSDADAAGPHRRAIESALFESGRPVLLAPLNSSRSIATNIIIHWNGSTEQARANAFAMPLLRLAERVSVLTVVGGQGVPGPSADRIVQQLRYNDIAADVMRVELENRDTGEAVLDAARAQGCDLLIKGAFTRTRLRQMIFGGATSYIMEHADLPVLMAH
- a CDS encoding tetratricopeptide repeat protein; amino-acid sequence: MRSGISAHVRLVALVLAAAAAVSRPAAADDRQECLNGSKETAAATIAACTRAIERGDYDDGDLSNLYHHRGYSWSWTSLSDRVDRALKDYTDAIRLEPKAVSSLLNRSHIYNQRHDYDRTIADVNRAFESGLSDYGKRVGYGERGYAYQAKGDNDRAIADYTDSIQLNANNYVALTARGSAYHAKGDLDRAIADYDQVIALYPKYALAYYNRCLVYREKGDLDRAIADCSQAIALCPQYRDAYYYRGYAYQAKGDVDLAITDYDQIIALDPKDRDAHSSRATAYLSRGDFRRAIADFGQEQVLLWLATIVLLAAIGWLCSRTGVHARRRWSGRTMIEVREQQIADMQHRNAALERIALALEKHSSG
- a CDS encoding integrase arm-type DNA-binding domain-containing protein, whose protein sequence is MTEPANQLTLTDTVIRNATLPPGKAQHYLHDDKLPGLALRMRATGGRTWVYLFTKPGVRGTQRKTLGAWPKYNEKAARKAATIAAGEVVKGLDPNDAKREARRQQAAEKQRTTLATLIVEDGPYQTSLTERQVVNWKPAMSALRRGLKDHAESGVGDLTRRQIMAAVDKIAKTGKRGAARDLRKHVHTFLEWCVGEGYVEHNVLAGYRAPKETRAQRVGRRTKGRALTDEEIIKIWDASGKLGAFGLLARMCLLGGPRRSEPTMIEWRKHIMDDRITFDATWTKMGLHHDVPRTHLVDEVLTAAKHFQRATSDYVFPSPKTGGQMSGFTKMVNRLVKEASVAKFTMHDLRRSLRTIMSRCGYDNEIQRLCVGQKPSGIDQVYNHDEQWIIRKMAFEAAHDYIAELVGAKRVGKIVRLQRTNPLDPIKAELLGRLREHYAAEAP
- a CDS encoding Hachiman antiphage defense system protein HamA, with the translated sequence MSFADWCEQQEEAVGDHNLTVLTSLAAGREVGRDATALCVPTHYASEERIADLLQRLGKTASAAFIKQKLPEGSRIRSGDLGEILATEYVAEKMTFTVPIKRLRWKDHREMAMRGDDVLAVRIPDDGNPLDFLKAESKSRAQLQTDVVASARTSLNADGGLPSPHALAFVADRLRELGQVELSNKIDDAQLADGILPDQVCHLLFVFTGNDPTNFLRTDLQQYAGTMEQFSVGLRIADHAQFIEDVYEKVIADGDNG
- a CDS encoding DEAD/DEAH box helicase is translated as MGLFLFAVERGEQEYITQAVERLRVGLRVCAEVNLLPQWWTYRLAINIIDDLWSSSFHARLPLLPNTPDEVRWADLRKLFISLLYRRPRSEIDLWPSQIDAAAKAVNEGNDLVVSLPTSAGKTRIAELCILRCLAAEKRVVFVTPLRALSAQTENTLHRTFGPLGKTISTLYGSIGTSVFETDALGSRNIVVATPEKLDFALRNQPSLLDDVGLVILDEGHMIGLGEREVRYEVQIQRLLKRPDAGNRRIVCLSAILPEGDQLDDFVAWLGNDDDQSLIKSAWRPTRLRFGEIIWSANRARMNIHVGNENPFVPGFFSSKAPTRGQRRKLFPSDHRELVLATTWRLTDDGQTVLIYCPERRSVEPYASAIVKLHGYGLLPSLLGPNEASIAVALAIGAVAGRGPRYPVMPQTWCSNPPRRTSDAVPERS